In the genome of Cryptomeria japonica chromosome 8, Sugi_1.0, whole genome shotgun sequence, one region contains:
- the LOC131071761 gene encoding uncharacterized protein LOC131071761: MASSTPRATPKSGRQRDKAWKYGIPGSKKGEVTCTECTKWMTGGINRLKYHLAQIPGYGVEECSKSTPEIIREMKAILAENDMQKEERQKTKEAMVAAMNPTLSTSGPIGHTRGRQSLSSFGDNEGEASRTRVRSNPNFFVPHNVPGAQPSLEGTGWNREKHEQTKIAASNFWFYNNLSFNAANNVYWEGLVNALTVAGKGFKAPTCHDFSGPLLETTVKNTQVVVDDQKRYWKRKGCNILSDGWTNGRNRTLLNFLVASNGAMVFLKSIDASNEIKNVETVCNLLDGVVQEVGVENVVQIITDNEATYVFAGRMLMERHPTITWNPCAAHCLDLMLEDIGKIGWVKKVVEDARSVTKFIYNHTWVLALMRKHTNGKDVVRPEVTRFASHFITLQSILSAISHLK; encoded by the coding sequence atggcaagttcaactccaagggcaaccccaaagtcaggaagacaaagagataaagcatggaaatatgggattccaggaagcaaaaagggggaggtcacttgcaccgaatgtacaaaatggatgacaggtggaatcaatagattaaaataccaccttgcacaaatacctggatatggtgtggaggAATGCTCCAAATCAACTCCcgagattattagagagatgaaggccattcttgctgagaatgatatgcaaaaggaagaaaggcaaaaaacaaaagaagccatggtagctgcaatgaatcccacattgtccacttcgggtcccattggtcacactcgtggtcgtcagtcactttcatcttttggtgacaatgagggtgaggctagtaGAACTCGCGTtagatcaaaccctaatttttttgtaccacacaatgttccaggtgcacaaccttcacttgaaggtacaggatggaatagagagaagcatgaacaaACAAAgatagcagcttcaaacttttggttttacaataatctatctttcaatgcagcaaacaatgtgtattgggaaggtTTGGTTAATGCATTAACAGTTGCaggtaaggggtttaaggccccaactTGTCATGAtttcagtgggccattgctagagacAACTGTAAAAAATACACAAGttgtggttgatgatcagaaaaggtattggaagagaaaaggatgcaacattttatctgatggatggacaaatggacggaataggactcttctcaacttcttggtggcttcaaatggtgcaatggtattcctaaagtctattgatgcctcaaatgaaataaaaaatgtagaGACTGTGTGTAATCTGTTGGATGGGGTGGTTCAGGAggttggagttgagaatgttgtccaaattatcacggacaacgAAGCTACTTATGTATttgcaggtagaatgcttatggagaggcatcctacGATTACATGGAAtccttgtgctgcacattgcttggacttgatgctagaggacattgggaagattggatgggtgaaaaaggtggttgaagatgcaagaagtgtcaccaaattcatctacaaccatacttgggtgcttgctttgatgagaaaacacacaaatggcaaggacgTTGTGCGACCTGaagtgacacgatttgctagccacttcatcactttgcagagcattcttagtgccattTCTCATCTTAAGTAG